The Gossypium hirsutum isolate 1008001.06 chromosome D06, Gossypium_hirsutum_v2.1, whole genome shotgun sequence genome contains the following window.
ccaactcagtccaacataatgGAGTGCGACATTACAACcgtacagtgcctcgtaaggtgccatctggatgctagactggaagctattattgtaggcaaactccacTAACGGCAAGTactcctctagtatctgaatcaccctctctgactgaccacttgtctgaggatggaaagtagtactaaagtttaatcttgaacccagagcctcatgaaaTGAGGATCCCAATCAGAAACGATCGAgacaggtaccccatgcagtctcactatttcCGATATGTAAAGCTTAGctaatttttgaaaagaaaagtttttccTTACCAGGATGAAGTGAGcaaacttggtcaatcgatccacgatgacctagacagaatccttcttagtgggtgttagaggtaacccactaacgaaatccatCATTACTCGCTCTCATTTCCATAACGGTATCTTAATTGGCTGCAGCaaacctgaaggtaactgatgctcagccttaacctacttACAAGTCAAACAGCGAGCAACGAAGTCGGCaacctcacgcttcaaccctggccaccagtacgaTTCCTgaagatctcggtacatcttgttcccaCCGGGATGCATAGTATAGGGACTACCATGCGCCTTTCTTAGAATCGACTGCCTTAAATCCttatcattcggtacacaaatcctatcGCGAAAACAAAGTACCCCATCACTGTTTATCCCAAAATCAGTAGTGCCGCCATTCTCAACCTAACGAAAACACAACCTGAGAGACTTATCCCCCAATTTTTTACCTCGAATCTATTCAATCCATATCAGTTTGACCTGAAGttctgccaacagacttccatcgtcgaataagctaaatcgagcgaACATCACTCTCAGAtcggtcatagccctacggcttaacgcatcggccaccacattggccttgccgggatggtactcaatggtacaatcataatccttaagcaactcaacccATCTATGCTACCTAAGATTTACctccttctaagtgaggagatacttgaggctcttctgattagtgtagataatacacttctcattgtacagataatgcctccagattttcaatgtAAAGACTACGGCGGGCAACTCCAAATCGTGCTTCAGATAGTTTACCTCATGTGTCTTAGGCTGACAAGATGTATATGTAACCACCTTACCATCcagcatcaacacacatcccaaaccgacatatgatgcatcactataaactatGAACTCCTTTCCAGGTTCAAGCTGTACCAAAACAGGAGCCTGAGTCAGTacagtcttaagcttctcaaatcTCTCTTGCTATGCATTAGTCTAGTCAAACGGTACACCTTTACGTAATAGCTTAGTTAAGGGTGCTGCGATCaatgaaaatccttccacaaaccgtcGGTAATAACCTGCTAGCCCTAAAAAGCTGTAGATCTAAGACATATTCTTAGGCTACTTCCAGTCTAATACAGCCTCAATTTTTCAAGGATCGACTccaatcccctcagcagacaccacataacacaaaaatgttacttcacgtaaccagaactggcacttgctaaacttagcatcgagctatttttccctcaaaatctgaAGAACAATCCTAAGGAGCTCATCATTCTCATCCTTAGTCcacgaataaaccaatatgtcatcgatgaacaccactacaaaccgatccaggtAGGGCTGAAACACTCGGTTTATCAGACCTATGAAAGTTGccggtgcattagtaagtccaaatggcatcactaggaactcatagtgacaataacgagtcctaaatgccgtcttatacacatcagcctccttaaccctcaactaatGGTACCCAGAATGTAAGTCAATTTTGAAGAATAGAAACGTCCCtcgaaactggtcaaacaaatcatcaatcctcggaagtggatacttgttcttaatagtcaacttatttagttgtcagtagtcgatacacatcctcatggatccatcctttttcttaacaaacaataccggtgctccccatggggacacactagggcggatgaacccatGATCCAATAACTCCTGAATTTGAGCCTTGAGCtccgtaagctccttcggtgccattcaatagggagcgatagacaccagagctgtaccagAGAAAAGCTTAATCCAAAACTCCACTTCCCAATTCGAAGGTAAACCCGGTAGCTCCTCAGGAAAGACGTCCAAAAAATCTCTCACAGTTCTGATGTCCTTAACAGTAGAGTCTCCAGAAGTGGAAACACATACGTAGGCCAAATATGTCTCACATCCCTTGTGAACCAGTTTCTCAGCTACCAGTGCAGAGATAACGTTAGCCAAGTAATTCCGACGTTCCCCAATCACAACTACTTCATTACCTTTTTCAGTTCTCAATACAACCTTCTTAGTCGCACAGTCCAAAATGGCATgatgcttgaccaaccagtccatccccaatatcatatcaaactccccaaacagaagctccatcaaatcagccagaaatactgtcccttgaacctctaaaggaacaTCCCTGTATAGTTTGCTAACTCTAACAGATTGCCCCTACATATTTACCTTGAAAAGACGACTTATAGAAATCTCAAGTCAGTCGTTCgagctgagtgccctccttaacggtcAGGCACCATTGGTATGCTTCACTGCAAAGTAAGGAAACAAtcactttcaatttctgtttAAGGGTAAAGTCCAGATCGTCCATGATTCTTTCCGTGGCCACCATCCAGTACTCGGCCACGTTAGGGgtgactctagtgacacccctgAATAGCTCAGCCTAATGGACTGGAGTAGTTCCGTAACCGACCCTCGACCCCCAGATCCAATGTTGGTCCCAACGACCCTTTCTAATATCCTCAGTATAGGCTGGGACAAGGCGTCGTCCCCGGCCATGCGATCATGAGACCCTGTCTCTGTAGCAAGTGAAATCGGCGTCTCGCTCGTATTTAGATTCGGCATGCTTCTTAACAAAGATGATTCAGCTCTAGCCcttctacggcctctacctcggcctctagtaccccgtgTGCAGATACCTTTTGTGCTCATATCTAATCGAATTTATCTGGTATTAtaagttttatgaatcagttacagttcCAGTATTGATTAACAAATGTTTTATGTAAAATAGTATCGGTTATCAAAGTTCATTTTCGTAAATCGCAGACTCACTACAGTTTCTAGTTtctctataatttttaatatacacAAACTAAAGTGTTTTTAGTACagtttactacctatagtagtttcggAATATACTATCCACAACAGTTTGAGTTTAAAACAAATCATCGTTCAGAATACTAACCGGATCGGCgccagagactcggtgtaccacttaTTCAGTAAAAACATTTGAAATCTTTTGGAAATCAATCATTTTTTTTGAAAGCCCAATTTTTATCAAACTCataatccacagccgagttttccaacctggctctgataccactaaatgtgacaCCCGAAATcgagcctagacattatggccaaatctaacGATGCCCATGGAAAGGggtttgaagacaagattgtcgagtttaaagatcgttacagtaagttagcttttatttaattaaaaaaaaactagttgatttgctttaaaacttgtcacTTAGTgaaagcttttgtaaccaattaatttagggaaaattcaTTTCTATTTATGAAAAACCTTGGTTTTTAGAAAACAAATCGTGTTTTGTGGAGttgtagtttttaaaaaaatcataaaaaatagtataaagtcccaaatataaagccaaccagtccatagtcgagaagatacatcaaaaaccccaaataagtaataaattctaggcattaatagaaaacagtctaaaatttattTATGGCCAACATCGAGTCTTCTGTTGTATCGACCCgtcaagtttggggattacctgtacaaattaAATAGAGAAAGGGTGCGTTTTCACAAACTAAGTGTGTAATCCCTACAGATATATGATCAACAGAATTTAGTTAGATACAGTCTTTGACTtgtgcccatcacagaatcagttttAGCCTTAGCCCATTAagatacagtctcagaaatacattagggccttgatCCATACCAGTTGCAAAATACAGATACAGTAAATcaaaatcctacccaccagcctttacacaccatctccgtccaaccctacacaccatatggggattaaatcaacccacccatccctacataccataatgtaccgaaatgcggcacataatcaaaaggttgcagctgagctgccagataacaggcttaacagcctttcagacacttcctccaaatatcatcaacccaccccgatgcaatgcaacatgcaaaatatgtcatgccattatgcaattaatagtacatacatttagATACCATAATTCATGTGtggtatagaaatcagacagacaaatcacacatataggggtctaagtaaagcttaccgaccgtATAATAGGTCTACAGTCGACTtggacgacccgtgcaaccttactgaactttttagaaaaatgggctcacacgcccatatggtgcactcgacccaaattggccttggccacgtaatccatttttaatgtaacccgtgctagttaattattcatatatgttttcactatttacttatatgttccttcaaagttgtctacttgagtcactgttactaaattatttatatctttagcTACAGAATTCTTAATTAAGATTCTCTTAatgtatttgaaactagactcaaatacctttctaccataaaacttttagaatttttggttcagccaataagtacagtaaaatcatCAAACCTacccctattctgttgtctgacaacttcgtcccttctttgctaaaaattaattatctcttagtataatatctggatgatgtttccatttgtttctgtTGAAAATAAcccattaataatttaaaaatgtaaattttaacccctaattattttaatccaattttttatgattttccaaagtcaaaacaggggaacccgaattcattctgaccatGTCTCACAAAGCTTATTATACCTCAttatttaaaattccattacttacgccgtttcttctatgagaaacttgactcaataagatttaattccatgtttttttcatcctctaattcaatttccacaatttatagtgaattttcaaaattagcctactgctgctCTCCAAACAGCAAGTAATTTCAGCTTTTTGTCGAATCCCttttttttgcgtttcgggtacacacctagttttgTTTGATGTTAAAACAGTCCccaagcactccaaagcctataatcaagatactcaacatcaatttaatggttttacaagcgaattgacaaccaagaatGAACAGAAACCCAACTTGCCACGAACACTAACCCTctgtttaactattgttaagacgagaacactAAATTCCCGAGTTTGAGCCACCCCCTACTCCCAAATCGCAGAGAAATAATACCATTTCCTGCATAAGGATTCGAGCACAAGACCTCCActataataacacaccatttaaccaccaaaccagtaggctcattctgatgtaatttacccaacaatcaaataaaagcctattgAACAAaagtaaggcctaattcattcaaaataccaaaattttcccaagcgaaggctcgaacttgggacctcccaaacactcctagAACATATAACCACTAAAAGTGacaaatatttgtgtcatattttcacaataacgaaattcgaaattttggggcgttacaacgaACCCTTTTTTTTCCATGCCCATTTTTGGGGCCTatattttgcccaaaccctctcacttttcggGTAGGCCTTCAGACCTGGACTGATGGTCtaacccatgatcaggtctattATCATGCGAGGAACTGCTAATTTATGCCTTCTAAGTTTGCAATGGCATTAAAATTTGAAACCGATGATTTAACCTTGTTTATAATATACATTTTAATCACCGgtgattttatattatattattttttataatataaaatatgatgtaaaaatgaccaaattaaaataaaaaaggactaaattcacaTTTTATGCATAATACGTAAACTAATAACATGATTTAACGAAAAACAAAAGCACTCTATATGGTCCCATCCCCATATGGCATCTACAATTTTAATCTTCTCTAAATGGAAAGTACAATACAACAAAGAACATAaggcaagaaaagaaaaaaacactgaattcttttctttacttttgggAATACCTAGGTTCATGATTCAACAAAAACGCTCGAAAAATGTGAAAATCTTGTgacatttaattagtttaaatcaCCATAAATTCTTATCATAAATGGTTACAATTCTTATTTACATTTATAAACACCATTATTTTTTACTCTAAAATCCATAAAAGAAGTTAAAGAAACACGGAGAAAACAAAAATGGggagaagaaaattaaaaattcaaagattGGAAGACATGAAAGCAAGACAAGCAAAATATTCAAAGCGAAAAAAAGGGATTCTTAAGAAAGCAAAAGAGCTCTCGATATTGTGTGATGTTGAAATTGTTCTTTTACTCTCTTCACCCTCCGGTAAACCAACCCTTTTTGTTGGTCAAAACCCCAAGTAAATTAGttcattcctttttttttattttttcttatcactattagtatttttattttattttacaattaaaactctagtttcttttttcttatttatgttcgatttaaattttttaaagaaaaatttaaattttattttttgaaaaaattggtCAAAACAGTGGCTTATATTGCATTCTTCAGAAAGTCTCGAATATGCCATTTGTAGAGCGCGAGGAAaggtaaataatgttaataacaTAGTTTTTTCCTTTTCTAAAAAAGAGTTCAATAGCtaaaaattctttttcttttttttttccgcCAGGAGGGCCTATACATTGGAGGTACGTCTCGGTACCTAGTcatgatttagggattttttattttacaatttcatttctttaacaattaaaattaatttttttaatgaagatgttgaagaaattttatgtaaattGGGAGTCAAAGTTTGATCCATTAAGCCTGCCCCGTAACAATAATGTTGATACCCTCAAGGTAAATGGGTTCCTAAAGTTGAgaacataacaaaaaaaattatattttttattagtttttaaatcttttttttctctAGTTATATGAAGATCAATTGCAAGAGCTGAAGGACAAACTTACTAAGAAGAGCAAGATACTGAGGTTTGAAATATTCTAGTATTTAAAGATTTTAATTATGTACACAAATGTCACTTGTCGATATTAAGCACATATCACCAAATGAATGGTGGTATAATAGATGATCAAATATTCTAATAATGATTTTGTGATATTCCAATGATAGGGATTGGAAATACCCAGAAAATGTTGAGGACCTAAACCAAATAAAGTTTATGGAGGATCATCTCATTGCATCTCTTAATGGACTCCGAAATAGGAAGgtaccttctttctttttaatttatatatattatgataataaagtttaaaattttgggtCCGAAAAAAAGGTTTAATGCATTAATGTATTAAGCATGAAAGTAAACagattgtttctttttttttgcgtAGAATCAATTAGCAATGGAACAGCAAAGCAAAGAAAGATATTTAGAGGTTGGTctttaaataagcatgaaataatttacccatttttcaaCTATATGTATAAAATCTAACATACAGGGTTTTCTTTATTATGCAGGGGACTGAGAACTTGGAAATTTAAACTATGATTTCCTTACAAAacttatgattttttattaatgcaatgttttaaaatgatgataaatgaaCTCTAAAGAAAGTTATTTTCTTTAGCAAATATGTATCACCTAAACCTGTTCTTGGGGAATATGCCTTTGAAGGGGCTTTTGAATTTCCTATCTCATCTTTTATTTAATAGGCTCCTTTCGCTTTGTTATTATGGTCAGAAATAAATGAGTTTTTTTCTTATAtacaatgaatgaaaattttaacattatgTCCAAGTTCTTTTATCTTTCTGGTGGAACCAATAAATCTTTTACAGAATGTAAATAACTTTTTCAATGTTGATGGCAATCCTTCTCAACAATGTCATATTTAGGATAGGAATATGAGTTCTTTTTTTGAAAGtgtaatatattttaacattgcATCTAACTTAGAGACCTACACATTTCAATTGTGCATTGTGGATCTCAAACTTAGGTATTTAAGAACCAAGGCCTCCACTTTTGTCAACTAAGCCAAGGCCTTATTGACTTCAATCTACTAAAGTTGGTTTCATAAAATCATGATAAAGAAGCAGATGATGTTAGAGGTATAGGTTTAAATTTTACTAGTATGGTTTATGTCCCATGCTTTGagtttatttaactatttttgcttaaattatggagttaaaatttaaatgttacaATATGCTCCAAATTATGTACtatttgtatatttaaaatttattctttgtACTTTCATTTTCAAGAATTCAGTCCctttactttttcaatttaacaACTTAGGTCCAATTGTTAATACCTTTAAAGTTATTCTGTTCAATTCACTCCTCTAacattcttctttttttaatcctCATTTGGTAGCCATTTGACaaaaaaatgatattgtaacAATCCTAAATTTGACAAAGAATTTTAACAGCATTAACAATTCTTAAAATTCAACCTTTTATTTTGATCAAATTTTTTTTGGCTTGTTATTCTCTTAATTAAGCTCtatttttagtttcccacttaagCTCTAATTAACCTAGAGTTGTTGTAGTCATATATGCTACAAATTTCTACATATGAATAGGCCTAAGTTACTCtaacaaaaaattatttagattgagagaattttgttcttttttttgaaaggtttttCTTGTGGGGCATcgggtttttcttttaattctctccatattttttcttacctttattatagtgaaatctcctttggcccgtggttttttatcctctctTCAGAAGtttttacatgtaaaatttgCGTGTTCGgacttttttattcttattttaatcACTTTGTTACTTAGCCGGGTTTATCCCTTATAAATTGGTATCTAAGCTAGTTCTATTTCTGTAATCAACCCGTTCAGAGATAGAAGTGTCAAGGTTTGATATTGAGAAGTTcaactgtaacatcccgatttagggcctagtcagaacagtggtttcgggaccataaatccgatgaggaaaattttatttttactatatttttatggcctaaaatttcatggaaagattttgtgaaaatttcgttcaaaatttttgatgtttgggcactcaatttagtcaaaaggattaaattgtaaaaagtgtaaaagttgagttttatatcttaaaggtatttaattgttatggaacTATAAATTAGGGgtcattatatggtaattataccattagttagtgatggacaaaaatggacatgagataagtgaaataggatttttttagtaagggcattttagtcatttagtaaataaattgaattaaaagggaaaaatatgtaaaaattgtgTTCATCATCCTTGCTTGCTGCTAaaacttgaaggaagccatagctagggtttcttcactttctcaagctcataataagtgattccaagcctcgtttttaatgttctttacgtttttcgaattccggtagcttaatttagcttattttagcaataatttaacctagggttcatatttggaaaaataccaatagtttaaatatttttattttgatgttttatggtataatatgaagctaggaattatgttaaacaacttttgctagtcgattttaagtgaaaacgagtatattgacaaaatcggcaaaaatacctaatgttcataagtgttagggtaagaatttgatgttgtcatagaagggaaaaatgttcagcatgttataaaacataagaataagagatgaagtttaatatccgagctttggggcaaaagtgtaaatatgcaaaagtttaggggcaaaattgtaatttttcaaaaattgagtcaaggattgttttgatgaatgtgagtattaaataagctaaaatttctattatagatcaagaagaacgaaattcggagctagaccggggaaagaaaaagattgaggactaaagtgttagatttgatcacatttttgtaccaaggtaagtttacagtaaataaatgtaagattttaataattattattaatgttgctattttccaaaaattatgtatttatctcttaaattatttaatgttgacttaagtatgagatgacagagaattaaTGATAAAAGCCCCATTGAAACATTAGgagtgtattggatacaaatgtcatgacatttgggtaaagagatcccatgtaagaccatgtctgggacatagcattggcatcattgaggttatgagaggtcccatgtaagaccatgtctgggacatggcattggcaccgagatgagaggtcccccgtaagaccatgtctgggacatggcacgggcaccgatatgagaactcccatgtaagaccatatttgggatatggcattggcagtacaagaaacatctcatgtaagaccatgtctgggacatgactttcgcatgttattatcagaaaagagacccaagtatccttattattccaatgtggctcaacgggctagaaaacagattatgttctatggaagttcaagtaaaagtataattagcaacttcaggtgacttataagagttaagaatatgttatgatatcagtgaaaaccaatatttcagcaagagaagagtaacttgtaatcttaagctatctaaataggtaagtaaataaacaagtaaatgtgagtaagtaaagaggaaatttaaacatgatacttgcatatcattatttgtgttaaatgttgttatttatttacttgtaaacttactaagctttatgcttacttcttttatttctttttctttcatatagtattatcaagcatagtcgggatcttgaacacgtcggagagcgttcacacCATCAACaaccacaacttggtattttaagacgataaatgttttgagctatggcatgtttAGGGACGTAGTCATTTCGAttatatattcttaaattatgaccaaaagatggtatgtaaatatttgatgatgaatagttattaaaatggctaagtatgaaggtgtttgttgttataaatgtccaggtgataaattatgcatagaaatcatgaaaaagtaaaaattcgtagtgaatcagttttgagacagcagtagtgacgtgattttgaaaaatcaccaaggatagtagaaaaagaattagagggtggatgagatatagaactaaatcttattgagtctattttcatagaaaaataaaagtgTAGACAAAtgaattatgtattctgagatattttcattttagttagacaagttcaaagtggtttttggaatcccctattctgactttggaaaatcattaaaaattgtacaaaaatatttatgagtattaatttatatttctagattctttattgagtctatttcctgtagaaacaagtgagaacaccatatgaagtctgtacaatgagatgattaaattttagtgatgagaggtTAGGACAATCgatcagtgaaataggggagactttaactgataaactgtactaattggctaaaccaaaaattattaaaaatttatggtaaaatggtatatgagcctagtttcagggaaaatttacggatctaaatttcgagtttcataGCTCGAGTTTACGCGGGTGGACagctttgttgtgaatagtgaaattaatttcaaaagtaaaattttatgccccgaacttttcaGTTAAGTCAAGTATCGCCTTATGCTCAACTCCGGAaatggtcttgggtaaggggtgttacatcaacgGAATTTCAAATTCCAGTTTGTGGCATGTTTGGATGACGACAATATTGGTTCAGAATGGTCTGAAAAAGGTCATTACAAGGAAGAATCCTGCAGTTATAGATCAATTAGAATGGGAAGAGCTCGATGAAAAGGCTCTATCCACTATTCAATTATGCCTCACTAATAATGTATTACAAGAGGTTTTCAAGGAGAAAACATCGTCTACGTTATGGAAGAAACTAGAAGCCTTATATATGACGAAATATCTGGCCAACaggttaatattaaaataacGTCTTTACACGTTCATAATGGCCAAAGGTGAGTCCATCATGACTCATACTAGAAATTTTGTTACCCTTCTTAATGACTTGAAGAGTCTCGAAGTAAAGATTAGTGACGAAGACCAAGCTATGTTTTTTTATGCTTCTTTCTCTCTTTAAATAAAACTTTTAGGGAAACTCAAATTTATGAGAGAGGTCATCTCTCGTTCGAGGATGTGAAGGGAAATCTTTTGAATAAGGATAAATTCAAAAACGAGTTAGGCCCAAACAAAAAATTAGACAGGGAAGTCTCTATTCTAGTTGCAAGAGGCAGACAACAAACCAGAAAGACAAATCAAAACAGGTCTAAAGCAAGGTCCAAatccaaaaattgtgaaaaatattgTGATTATTGTAAAAAGGTGGGCATGTTAAGACAGAATGttggaaactttaaaaaaatcaaaagggaTGCCGAAAATAAGGAGAAAGATAAGCAGAAAGTTGAACTTGTTGATGCTAGTGTAGACAAAGGCAGAGGCGATAATTTCctattgttagaattaagtgaccaaaaaatccttatttaaataaaatacagtggtaaaataaaataaaagtaaaatccatatagaatcatacttcttttattttattttagaataaggttttttaaactttattaaactccatctatttgatattgattagaataaggtgttttaatcttactacactcctattagaatatggttttacaagcctataaatagacatagtctactcttcttataatcattcgaattcgacatagtgaattttcttcccttctgcccatggttttttcccaaaagggtttcgacgtaaaaatttgtgtgttctttatttttatttctcttttctttgtgatataaagtcattaccgacattctatttttttacaaattggtatcagagcttctgggttgttcatctcaatcatgGTAATGGCTtctttgaaatatgaaatttcactgttggatcacaacaccagattcgcattgtggcagataaagatacAAGCAGTTGTTGCATAGATGAAGTTAGAGGAAGCcctgctaggggtagataagatgccttcaacattgacacaggaagagaagaagcgcaaggatcgaaaggcgttaacacagttacatctgcatttttctaatgaaactttacaggatgtgatgaaggagaatacgtcgctggattatggaagaggttggaacaaatatgtatgtcgaaaactctaactagcaagctgcatatgaaacagcatctttatgctcatcgtttagaGAAAGGTGCGtttgtgcacgaacacttaatagATTTTAAAGAAAGTCTCTCAAActtagaggccatggaggttcagtatgataaggaagatctagggttgattctagtTTGTTTGTTGCCCCTGTATTATTtaacctttagagatacgattttatatagctgcgAGCCTCT
Protein-coding sequences here:
- the LOC107899928 gene encoding agamous-like MADS-box protein AGL65 encodes the protein MGRRKLKIQRLEDMKARQAKYSKRKKGILKKAKELSILCDVEIVLLLSSPSGKPTLFVGQNPK
- the LOC107900274 gene encoding uncharacterized protein; amino-acid sequence: MPFVEREERRAYTLEMLKKFYVNWESKFDPLSLPRNNNVDTLKLYEDQLQELKDKLTKKSKILRDWKYPENVEDLNQIKFMEDHLIASLNGLRNRKNQLAMEQQSKERYLEGTENLEI